Proteins encoded together in one Dehalococcoidia bacterium window:
- a CDS encoding TlpA disulfide reductase family protein, whose product MTDRRRRLLILGLVVLALAALGGLLGWAVANNAPSTAGSGAQRVGRPAPDFTITTFDGTRFRLSEQRGKVVVINFWASWCVPCREEAPFLERAWREYKDKGVVFVGVDIQDTESAARAYIKEFDITYPNGPDVSGEITIDYGVSGIPVTFFVDKEGRVAGRWVGAVGARLLAGSINDLLQR is encoded by the coding sequence ATGACCGATCGCCGCAGGCGCCTGCTTATCCTTGGCCTGGTGGTCCTGGCCCTGGCGGCCCTGGGCGGGCTGCTCGGCTGGGCCGTCGCCAACAACGCGCCATCCACGGCGGGCAGCGGCGCCCAGCGCGTGGGCCGTCCCGCGCCCGACTTCACCATCACGACCTTCGACGGCACGCGGTTCCGCCTGTCGGAGCAGCGCGGCAAGGTGGTGGTCATCAACTTCTGGGCCTCCTGGTGCGTCCCCTGCCGCGAGGAGGCACCCTTCCTGGAACGCGCGTGGCGGGAATATAAGGACAAGGGCGTCGTCTTCGTGGGCGTGGACATCCAGGACACGGAAAGCGCCGCCCGCGCCTACATCAAGGAGTTCGACATCACCTACCCCAACGGGCCTGACGTATCGGGCGAGATAACCATTGACTACGGCGTGTCGGGCATACCCGTGACCTTCTTCGTGGACAAGGAGGGACGCGTCGCCGGACGATGGGTCGGTGCGGTGGGCGCCCGGCTGCTGGCTGGCAGCATCAACGACCTGCTGCAACGATGA
- a CDS encoding enoyl-CoA hydratase-related protein, producing the protein MEFKDIIYTVEDQVATITLNRPQAMNSLTREMAEEWAKALEMSQWDPDVRAIVVTGAGRAFCGGANPRRIVAERQGMREGKEPPLSQPAAMASRIMQAVQVVDKPYIAAVNGAAAGGGLDLICAADIRFASDRARFASAYIRMGNIPGGGGAWFLPRLVGLANAYELMWTGKVIDAQEAYRIGLVSRVVPNDELMPVTHDFAMQLAKGPTVAIRMTKRLVRRCMFLDLPAALQTTEEARHLATATDDAQEGPRAWVEKREPIFKGR; encoded by the coding sequence ATCTATACCGTCGAAGACCAGGTCGCCACCATCACGCTGAACCGGCCCCAGGCCATGAATTCCCTGACGCGGGAGATGGCCGAGGAGTGGGCGAAGGCTCTGGAGATGTCCCAGTGGGACCCAGACGTCCGCGCCATCGTCGTGACGGGTGCGGGCCGCGCGTTCTGCGGCGGGGCCAACCCCCGTCGAATTGTCGCGGAGCGCCAGGGCATGCGGGAGGGCAAAGAGCCGCCCCTGTCGCAACCCGCGGCTATGGCTTCCAGAATAATGCAGGCCGTTCAGGTGGTGGACAAGCCGTATATCGCCGCGGTGAACGGCGCCGCTGCCGGAGGCGGGCTGGACCTGATCTGCGCGGCGGACATCCGCTTCGCGTCGGACCGTGCGCGGTTTGCGAGCGCTTACATCCGCATGGGCAACATCCCAGGAGGAGGAGGCGCGTGGTTCCTTCCACGCCTGGTCGGCCTGGCCAACGCCTACGAACTCATGTGGACGGGCAAGGTTATTGACGCGCAGGAGGCCTATCGCATCGGCCTGGTCAGTCGCGTGGTGCCCAACGACGAGTTGATGCCCGTCACCCACGATTTCGCCATGCAGCTCGCCAAAGGCCCCACCGTGGCCATCCGCATGACAAAGCGCCTCGTCCGGCGGTGCATGTTCCTGGACCTGCCCGCCGCGCTTCAAACAACGGAGGAAGCGCGACACCTGGCCACCGCCACGGACGACGCCCAGGAAGGCCCGCGCGCGTGGGTGGAGAAGCGCGAGCCTATCTTCAAGGGGCGATAG